A genomic region of Erythrobacter sp. SCSIO 43205 contains the following coding sequences:
- the crtY gene encoding lycopene beta-cyclase CrtY, whose protein sequence is MTDSQVDCVIVGGGLAGGLIALALQRARPEFRIRLIEAGRTIGGNHRWSWFDSDLDEAGHKLLEGFRQTEWDNGYEVRFPKYRRNLKTSYRSLASPDFHEGIVRELPEGSVILGRKAVSLDSRGVDLAASKYQPAERINARSVIDCRSFTPSKHLKGGWQVFLGRHMRLDKPHGVERPVIMDATVDQLAPHGNGSSYRFVYVLPLGVHDVFIEDTYYADDPLLDRSALSGRIDQYARANGWQDGLPVHHEAGVLPVLTGGDFAAYQDEVRIPGVAIAGARGGFTHPLTSYTMCVAVENALAIAEHADLSGEQLAAFFDARAKAHWKKTGYYRLLARFLFFAAKPEKRVKVFQRFYGLREGLIERFYAARSNAFDKVRVLWGEPPVAIHSAIAAMFKSGPALRSKKSDRGVSEAAQANELQKETQA, encoded by the coding sequence ATGACCGACTCACAAGTGGATTGCGTAATTGTTGGCGGCGGCCTTGCTGGCGGATTGATTGCGCTTGCGCTTCAACGTGCGCGGCCCGAATTTCGCATCCGCCTGATCGAAGCGGGTCGCACCATTGGCGGCAACCACCGCTGGAGCTGGTTCGACAGCGATCTGGATGAGGCAGGGCACAAGCTTCTCGAAGGGTTTCGCCAGACCGAATGGGACAATGGCTATGAGGTCCGCTTTCCCAAATATCGCCGCAATCTGAAAACATCCTACAGATCGCTTGCCTCGCCCGATTTCCACGAAGGGATCGTGCGAGAACTTCCCGAAGGTTCGGTGATATTGGGACGCAAAGCGGTCAGTCTGGACTCGCGCGGCGTCGATCTGGCCGCGAGCAAATACCAGCCCGCTGAACGGATCAATGCCCGCAGCGTAATCGATTGCCGCAGCTTTACGCCCAGCAAGCATTTGAAAGGCGGCTGGCAGGTGTTCCTTGGCCGCCATATGCGCCTCGACAAACCCCACGGGGTTGAACGCCCCGTCATCATGGACGCAACCGTGGATCAGCTTGCCCCGCATGGCAATGGCAGCTCTTACCGGTTTGTCTATGTCCTGCCTTTGGGCGTGCATGATGTCTTTATCGAAGACACTTACTACGCCGATGATCCCTTGCTTGACCGGAGCGCATTGTCCGGGCGCATTGACCAGTATGCGCGCGCAAACGGATGGCAAGATGGGCTTCCCGTCCACCACGAAGCGGGCGTTTTGCCGGTCCTCACCGGAGGCGACTTTGCCGCCTATCAGGACGAAGTGCGCATTCCCGGTGTTGCCATCGCTGGTGCACGCGGCGGTTTTACCCATCCGCTCACCAGCTACACCATGTGCGTTGCGGTGGAGAATGCGCTGGCGATTGCAGAGCACGCTGACCTTTCAGGTGAACAGCTTGCCGCCTTTTTTGATGCGCGCGCAAAGGCTCATTGGAAAAAGACGGGATACTACCGCCTGCTCGCTCGTTTCCTGTTCTTCGCAGCCAAGCCGGAGAAGCGCGTCAAGGTGTTCCAGCGTTTCTACGGTCTTCGCGAAGGCTTGATCGAGCGGTTTTATGCGGCCCGATCAAACGCCTTTGATAAGGTCCGCGTCCTGTGGGGTGAGCCCCCCGTAGCTATACACTCTGCCATTGCGGCTATGTTCAAATCGGGTCCGGCGCTAAGGTCCAAGAAGTCTGATCGAGGCGTCAGCGAGGCCGCGCAGGCAAACGAATTGCAAAAGGAAACACAGGCATGA
- a CDS encoding nitronate monooxygenase family protein, with amino-acid sequence MPFKMTEMVGCEFPLFAFSHCRDVVVAASRAGGFGVLGAVSYTPEQLEHELQWIDDHVDGMPYGVDVLIPEVQAVDHSVSADEIVAQIPSQYRDFTRQLLRDAGISDEAGAPQGGSQAPNTSLGQELLEVSFNHPVRLIANALGTAPPEMIQAGKKHGIPVAALVGAKEHALKQVDAGVDIIVAQGGEGGGHCGDVSTVVLIPEVVRAIKQAGADIPVLAAGGIMTGEQMAGMMAMGAAGAWCGSVWLASPEAETTPVFREKMVAAGSRDTIRSKYRTGKFSRQLKSEWHDRWEQAGLPALPMPLMSLLAEPVLRALDQAAVSGNAQAQALSSYWVGQGLGLVEDQRGVGTIVQDFKEGFARGVEGLNASLE; translated from the coding sequence ATGCCCTTTAAAATGACCGAGATGGTGGGATGCGAATTTCCATTGTTCGCCTTTAGCCATTGCCGCGATGTGGTGGTCGCAGCCAGCCGCGCCGGGGGCTTTGGGGTGTTGGGAGCGGTGTCTTACACGCCAGAGCAGTTGGAGCACGAGCTGCAATGGATCGACGATCACGTGGACGGTATGCCTTACGGTGTCGATGTTCTCATCCCGGAAGTGCAGGCGGTTGATCATTCGGTCAGCGCGGATGAAATCGTCGCCCAAATCCCAAGCCAGTATCGCGACTTTACAAGGCAACTTTTGCGCGATGCCGGGATCAGCGATGAGGCAGGCGCACCGCAGGGTGGCAGCCAAGCCCCTAACACTTCGTTGGGGCAGGAGCTCTTGGAAGTCAGCTTTAATCACCCCGTTCGCCTGATTGCCAATGCGCTTGGTACAGCGCCGCCTGAAATGATCCAAGCTGGCAAGAAGCACGGGATTCCCGTGGCGGCACTCGTAGGTGCGAAAGAACACGCATTAAAGCAAGTCGATGCAGGCGTAGACATCATCGTTGCGCAAGGCGGCGAAGGTGGCGGGCATTGCGGTGATGTTTCGACCGTGGTCCTGATCCCGGAAGTCGTGCGCGCCATCAAGCAGGCGGGCGCAGACATTCCAGTGCTGGCCGCGGGCGGAATCATGACGGGCGAACAAATGGCTGGTATGATGGCCATGGGTGCGGCTGGTGCATGGTGCGGCAGCGTTTGGCTCGCCTCGCCCGAAGCAGAGACAACGCCGGTCTTCCGCGAGAAAATGGTGGCGGCGGGCTCGCGCGATACGATCCGTTCAAAGTACCGCACCGGAAAATTTTCCCGCCAGCTTAAAAGCGAATGGCATGATCGCTGGGAACAAGCGGGTCTGCCTGCCCTCCCCATGCCATTGATGAGCCTGCTTGCCGAACCCGTGCTGCGCGCGCTCGATCAAGCGGCGGTATCCGGCAATGCCCAGGCTCAGGCGCTTTCAAGCTATTGGGTGGGGCAAGGCCTTGGTCTTGTTGAGGACCAGCGCGGTGTTGGCACTATTGTCCAAGACTTCAAAGAAGGCTTTGCACGCGGTGTCGAAGGGCTCAACGCTTCGCTGGAATAG
- a CDS encoding DUF2585 family protein — MGLLKPNKTTILVSIAIAAVAVGILLAMGRPPICECGYVKLWHGNINSMGNSQHIADWYTPSHIIHGPIFYALVWLLFAKWKLGGEGAVKWGLPLAVLLEAAWEVLENTQMVIDRFRSVTANWGYSGDSVLNSFADIGWMAFGFYLAMRLPVKVTIVGAIILEALAAWVVRDGLTLTVIMLLFPIDAIADWQAAGAGGA; from the coding sequence ATGGGACTTTTGAAACCGAACAAGACCACCATCCTCGTCTCAATTGCAATCGCCGCTGTGGCGGTGGGTATTTTGCTTGCCATGGGGCGTCCGCCGATTTGCGAGTGCGGCTATGTGAAGCTCTGGCATGGCAACATCAATTCCATGGGCAATTCCCAGCATATCGCCGATTGGTATACGCCCAGCCACATCATCCACGGCCCAATTTTCTATGCGCTGGTCTGGTTGCTTTTTGCCAAATGGAAGCTTGGCGGCGAGGGGGCGGTCAAATGGGGCCTGCCGCTCGCGGTGTTACTGGAGGCAGCTTGGGAAGTGCTCGAAAACACCCAAATGGTGATCGACCGTTTCCGCTCAGTCACCGCGAACTGGGGGTATTCGGGCGACAGTGTGCTCAATTCTTTCGCCGACATCGGCTGGATGGCGTTTGGTTTTTACCTCGCCATGCGATTGCCGGTCAAAGTGACAATTGTGGGGGCAATCATACTGGAGGCGCTGGCTGCATGGGTGGTGCGTGATGGCCTTACGCTTACCGTCATTATGCTGTTGTTCCCGATTGACGCGATTGCCGATTGGCAGGCAGCAGGGGCAGGCGGCGCGTAA
- a CDS encoding phytoene desaturase has product MNADPTLDFSPPQSGERGINPVIAEKYKGRTACVIGSGFGGMALALRLQSHGIQTTVVEARDKPGGRAYFWEKDGFTFDAGPTVITDPPCLKELWELTGHDISEDVELMKVHPFYRLNWPDGTNFDYSNNDEELNAEIAKLNPDDVIGYQRFLEYSARVHEEGYLKLGTVPFLDFKSMLKAAPALVKEKAWRSVYDMVSSYIKDERLREAFSFHTLLVGGSPMKTSAIYALIHKLEKDGGVWWARGGTNRLIAGMVRHFERLGGTMRVGDPVVQVHTQGTKATEVETKSGWKQRFDAVCSNADIMHSYKDLLGQSDRGKKYAKSLSRKSYSPSLFVVHFGLEGTWPGIAHHMILFGPRYHGLVDDIYKHGVLPQDFSIYLHHPTVTDPSMAPKGMSTFYALVPVAHMGKMPIDWDVEGPKFEKAILDEVGRRLIPDIHDRIVTKFSYAPKDFQSDLNAHMGSAFSLEPVLWQSAYMRGHNRDDVIDNFYLVGAGTHPGAGIPGVVGSAKATAGLMLEDLAIKA; this is encoded by the coding sequence ATGAACGCCGATCCCACTCTTGATTTTTCACCGCCACAAAGCGGGGAGCGCGGCATCAATCCGGTGATCGCTGAAAAATACAAAGGGCGCACCGCCTGCGTGATCGGCTCAGGCTTCGGCGGCATGGCATTGGCACTGCGCCTCCAATCGCACGGTATTCAGACAACCGTCGTGGAAGCGCGCGATAAGCCGGGCGGGCGCGCGTATTTCTGGGAAAAAGACGGCTTCACCTTTGACGCTGGTCCCACGGTGATCACTGACCCGCCTTGCCTTAAGGAACTGTGGGAGCTGACCGGCCACGACATTTCCGAGGACGTTGAGCTGATGAAGGTCCACCCCTTCTACCGCCTCAACTGGCCCGATGGCACGAACTTCGATTATTCGAACAATGACGAGGAATTGAACGCCGAAATTGCCAAGCTCAACCCCGACGATGTGATCGGCTATCAGCGCTTCCTCGAATATTCAGCGCGCGTGCACGAAGAGGGCTATTTGAAGCTCGGCACCGTCCCCTTCCTCGATTTTAAATCCATGCTGAAAGCTGCCCCTGCTCTCGTCAAAGAGAAGGCGTGGCGCAGCGTTTACGACATGGTATCAAGCTACATCAAGGACGAGCGCCTTCGCGAAGCCTTCAGCTTCCACACGCTGCTCGTTGGCGGCTCGCCGATGAAAACTAGCGCCATTTACGCCCTCATTCACAAGCTTGAGAAAGACGGCGGCGTGTGGTGGGCAAGAGGCGGCACGAACCGTTTGATCGCAGGCATGGTGCGCCATTTTGAACGCCTCGGTGGCACCATGCGCGTGGGCGATCCGGTGGTTCAGGTGCACACACAAGGGACCAAGGCAACCGAAGTTGAAACCAAGAGCGGGTGGAAACAGCGCTTTGACGCGGTGTGCTCGAACGCTGACATTATGCACTCTTACAAGGACTTGCTTGGGCAATCTGACCGGGGCAAGAAGTACGCAAAGTCCCTCTCGCGCAAAAGCTATTCGCCCTCGCTCTTTGTCGTGCACTTTGGCCTTGAGGGCACATGGCCCGGCATTGCCCATCACATGATCCTGTTCGGCCCGCGCTATCACGGCCTTGTCGATGACATCTACAAGCACGGCGTTCTGCCGCAGGATTTCTCGATCTACCTCCACCACCCGACCGTGACTGACCCAAGCATGGCTCCCAAAGGCATGAGCACCTTCTACGCGCTCGTGCCTGTGGCTCACATGGGCAAGATGCCGATCGATTGGGACGTGGAAGGGCCCAAGTTTGAGAAAGCAATCCTCGATGAAGTCGGCCGGCGTCTGATCCCCGACATCCACGACCGGATCGTCACCAAATTCTCCTACGCACCCAAGGATTTCCAGAGCGATCTCAACGCCCACATGGGCAGCGCCTTCAGCCTTGAGCCCGTGCTGTGGCAATCGGCGTATATGCGCGGCCACAACCGCGATGATGTGATCGACAACTTCTATCTCGTGGGCGCAGGCACGCATCCGGGTGCTGGTATCCCCGGCGTTGTCGGAAGCGCGAAGGCAACCGCAGGGCTGATGCTCGAAGACCTGGCGATCAAGGCCTGA
- a CDS encoding TIGR00730 family Rossman fold protein: protein MKRLAVYCGSATPEDPRFMELAYEVGKTLATRGIGTVYGGGRLGLMGAVAAGALDAAGEVIGIIPEALANSEVANHDCTELHTVSGMHERKQCFTDLSDGFVTLPGGVGTMDELWEAMSWAQLGYHSDPVGVLNAFGFYDDLLKFNAKMAEVGFVRPAHQNIMVHAETIEDLLEKMEAYEPHTPIFRMKADDL from the coding sequence ATGAAACGCCTCGCTGTCTATTGCGGTTCGGCAACGCCCGAAGACCCACGCTTTATGGAGCTCGCCTATGAAGTGGGCAAAACGCTTGCCACGCGCGGCATTGGCACGGTTTATGGCGGGGGGCGTTTGGGGCTGATGGGCGCGGTCGCGGCGGGCGCACTGGATGCAGCTGGCGAAGTGATCGGGATCATCCCCGAAGCGCTCGCCAATTCAGAAGTGGCGAACCACGACTGCACCGAGCTTCACACCGTTTCCGGGATGCATGAGCGCAAACAGTGCTTCACCGACCTGTCCGACGGCTTTGTGACGCTGCCGGGCGGGGTCGGCACGATGGACGAGCTGTGGGAGGCAATGAGCTGGGCGCAGCTTGGCTATCACTCCGATCCTGTGGGCGTGCTCAATGCCTTTGGCTTTTACGATGACCTGTTGAAATTCAATGCCAAAATGGCCGAAGTCGGCTTTGTCCGCCCTGCGCATCAGAACATTATGGTTCACGCAGAAACCATCGAGGATCTGCTCGAAAAGATGGAGGCTTACGAGCCCCACACGCCGATTTTCCGGATGAAGGCGGATGATCTGTGA
- a CDS encoding amidohydrolase family protein, whose protein sequence is MSTLNFSRRLIASLGGALALFASPVMAQMTVIEAGSVIVDADSDPTGPAVIVIKDGKIVEIVEAGASDVVIGDNDTLIDLSDKTVLPGLIDLHTHLSGDPSGEFWRAATTAPEYYTLIAAKNARLTALAGFTTVRDLGSRTDQVMQSLRRATEEGIVPGPRVITAGRTISIIGGHGDVNGFTRHVDEVLTSGFTCTGPIECSEKVRQASKYGADLIKITATGGVLSQQGRGLEEHFTSAEMEAIVDTAKLLGLNVAAHAHGARGVEAAAKAGVHTIEHGTYLDEASAKAMRDNNVTLIPTLMAFQGVTSKLGQDFYTPVVEEKIEAVATYAESLIGRARELNVPIAFGTDAGVFPHGQNAGEFGLLVKGGLSNREALASATSVAANVLGMGDQIGQLKPGYSADIIAVDGNPLEDVTILEEVDFVMVRGRVIE, encoded by the coding sequence ATGAGCACGCTTAATTTCTCGCGCAGGCTTATCGCATCTTTAGGCGGGGCACTGGCTCTTTTCGCATCGCCCGTAATGGCCCAGATGACCGTGATCGAGGCAGGAAGCGTTATTGTGGACGCTGATAGCGATCCCACCGGGCCAGCCGTGATCGTCATCAAGGACGGCAAGATTGTCGAGATCGTCGAAGCCGGGGCCAGCGATGTCGTGATCGGTGACAATGACACGCTCATCGATCTTTCAGACAAAACCGTGCTTCCCGGCCTCATTGATCTGCACACGCACCTGTCTGGCGACCCGTCGGGTGAATTCTGGCGCGCGGCGACCACTGCGCCTGAATATTACACTCTGATCGCAGCCAAGAACGCGCGGCTCACGGCGCTTGCGGGCTTTACGACGGTCCGCGACCTTGGCAGCCGAACCGATCAGGTCATGCAATCGCTGCGCCGCGCGACTGAGGAGGGGATTGTGCCGGGACCGCGCGTCATCACCGCAGGGCGCACGATTTCGATCATTGGCGGGCATGGCGATGTGAACGGCTTTACGCGTCACGTCGATGAGGTCTTGACCTCCGGCTTTACCTGCACGGGGCCGATCGAATGTTCCGAGAAAGTGCGCCAAGCGTCCAAATATGGCGCTGACCTGATCAAGATCACCGCAACCGGCGGCGTGCTGTCACAGCAGGGCAGGGGCCTTGAAGAGCATTTCACCTCTGCTGAAATGGAAGCTATTGTCGACACCGCCAAGCTGCTTGGCCTCAACGTTGCCGCTCATGCGCATGGTGCGCGCGGGGTTGAAGCGGCAGCCAAAGCAGGCGTGCATACAATCGAACACGGCACCTATCTTGATGAAGCATCAGCAAAGGCCATGCGGGATAACAATGTTACCCTCATCCCCACGCTCATGGCGTTTCAGGGCGTCACGAGCAAGCTGGGTCAGGATTTCTACACTCCGGTGGTTGAAGAAAAGATCGAGGCGGTTGCCACTTACGCTGAAAGCCTAATTGGCCGCGCCCGCGAATTGAATGTGCCGATTGCCTTCGGCACCGATGCGGGCGTGTTCCCTCACGGGCAGAATGCGGGCGAATTTGGCCTGCTGGTAAAGGGCGGCCTTAGCAATCGCGAAGCTCTGGCAAGCGCGACCAGTGTCGCTGCCAATGTCCTTGGTATGGGCGATCAGATCGGCCAGCTAAAGCCGGGTTATTCGGCGGATATTATCGCGGTTGATGGCAATCCTTTGGAGGATGTCACTATCCTCGAAGAGGTGGATTTCGTGATGGTCCGTGGGCGCGTGATTGAATAG